One genomic segment of Occultella kanbiaonis includes these proteins:
- the amaB gene encoding L-piperidine-6-carboxylate dehydrogenase → MTINATPTAEPVDLPDPRDQALEALRRLGAHLPSTPDGEASFTPTSPVSGRALFSLPVTSPTQVDAAVEAAHEAFTTWRMVPAPARGALVHRFGDLLREHKADLATLVTLEAGKITAEALGEVQEMIDICDLAVGLSRQLEGRTMPSERPGHRLMETWHPLGVVGIISAFNFPAAVWAWNTAVALVCGDPVVWKPSETAPLTALGATALLRRAAAEHGAPEDLATVILGGRETGAALVAHPRVALLSATGSERMGTEVAPVVAARMGRTLLELGGNNAAIVTPSADLDLTVRGVVFSAVGTAGQRCTSLRRLIVHTSVVDEVLERLASAYRGLPIGDPREAGTLVGPLISVAARDRMLAALQRARAEGGTVVTGGEAHDVAAAPDAAFVTPALVRMPAQSAIVHTETFAPILYVLTYTDLDEAIAMHNAVPQGLSSSIFTLDQREAERFLGADGSDCGIANVNIGTSGAEIGGAFGGEKSTGGGRESGSDAWRAYMRRATNTINYSTDLPLAQGIDFG, encoded by the coding sequence ATGACCATTAACGCCACCCCGACCGCCGAGCCCGTCGACCTGCCGGACCCGCGCGACCAGGCCCTCGAGGCGCTGCGCCGGCTCGGCGCGCACCTGCCGTCGACGCCCGACGGCGAAGCCTCCTTCACGCCGACGTCACCGGTGTCCGGGCGGGCCCTGTTCTCCCTCCCGGTGACGTCGCCCACGCAGGTGGACGCCGCCGTCGAGGCCGCGCACGAGGCGTTCACGACCTGGCGGATGGTGCCCGCCCCGGCCAGGGGCGCGCTCGTGCACCGGTTCGGTGACCTGCTCCGCGAGCACAAGGCGGACCTGGCCACCCTGGTCACGCTCGAGGCGGGCAAGATCACCGCCGAGGCGCTCGGCGAGGTGCAGGAGATGATCGACATCTGCGACCTCGCCGTCGGGCTGTCCCGCCAGCTCGAGGGTCGCACCATGCCGTCCGAACGGCCCGGCCACCGGCTGATGGAGACCTGGCACCCGCTCGGCGTGGTCGGCATCATCAGCGCGTTCAACTTCCCGGCGGCCGTGTGGGCGTGGAACACGGCGGTGGCGCTCGTGTGCGGGGACCCGGTGGTGTGGAAGCCGTCCGAGACCGCGCCGTTGACGGCGCTCGGGGCGACGGCCCTGCTCCGACGCGCCGCCGCCGAGCACGGCGCGCCGGAGGACCTCGCCACCGTGATCCTCGGCGGGCGCGAGACCGGTGCGGCGCTCGTCGCGCACCCGAGGGTGGCGCTGCTCTCCGCGACCGGGTCGGAGCGGATGGGCACCGAGGTGGCGCCGGTCGTCGCGGCCCGGATGGGACGCACGCTGCTGGAACTCGGCGGCAACAACGCGGCGATCGTGACGCCGTCGGCGGACCTGGACCTGACCGTGCGCGGGGTGGTGTTCTCCGCCGTCGGGACCGCGGGGCAGCGGTGCACGTCGCTGCGGCGGCTGATCGTGCACACGTCGGTCGTCGACGAGGTGCTCGAGCGGCTCGCGAGCGCCTACCGCGGCCTGCCGATCGGGGACCCGCGCGAGGCCGGCACGCTCGTCGGGCCGCTGATCTCGGTGGCCGCGCGGGACCGCATGCTCGCGGCGCTGCAGCGGGCCCGGGCCGAGGGCGGCACGGTCGTCACCGGCGGCGAGGCCCACGACGTCGCGGCCGCACCCGACGCCGCCTTCGTCACTCCGGCCCTGGTGCGGATGCCCGCGCAGTCGGCGATCGTGCACACCGAGACGTTCGCGCCGATCCTGTACGTGCTCACCTACACGGACCTGGACGAGGCCATCGCGATGCACAACGCGGTGCCGCAGGGACTCTCCTCGTCGATCTTCACCCTGGATCAGCGTGAGGCCGAGCGGTTCCTCGGGGCCGACGGTTCGGACTGCGGCATCGCGAACGTCAACATCGGCACCTCCGGCGCGGAGATCGGCGGCGCGTTCGGCGGCGAGAAGAGCACCGGCGGCGGGCGGGAGTCCGGCTCCGACGCCTGGCGGGCCTACATGCGCCGCGCCACGAACACGATCAACTACTCCACCGACCTCCCGCTGGCCCAGGGCATCGACTTCGGGTGA
- a CDS encoding Gfo/Idh/MocA family protein produces the protein MTRIGFIGTENSHTDHFIRFLNAEERHPGHRAAALVGGPNDRNAALAASGGIDLVVQAPEDLIGQVDAAIISTRDGALHRRQAEPLLAAGIPVLVDKPLATTTSDAAAILAAARAAAVPVFSGSALRYVPQVAQLRDGAAELGPLRHLHVVGPADPDSPYSGLAFYGIHHVEAALEILGNPVLAPGEVTPVVRRHGDTTTAVVRLGETEVTFTFVVPGDATRVPFHATAVRTNGVVARELVLDGDYNAPALAAFIGAIETGRSPVPDEHLLSPVVVLSAIAEAL, from the coding sequence GTGACAAGAATCGGATTCATCGGCACCGAGAACTCCCACACCGACCACTTCATCCGCTTCCTCAACGCTGAGGAACGCCACCCCGGCCATCGCGCAGCGGCGCTGGTCGGCGGACCGAACGACCGCAATGCCGCGCTGGCCGCGAGCGGCGGGATCGACCTCGTCGTGCAGGCCCCGGAGGACCTGATCGGGCAGGTCGACGCCGCGATCATCTCCACCCGCGACGGCGCGCTGCACCGCCGGCAGGCCGAGCCGCTCCTGGCGGCCGGCATCCCGGTGCTGGTCGACAAGCCGCTCGCCACCACCACGTCGGACGCCGCCGCCATCCTGGCCGCCGCCCGTGCCGCCGCGGTGCCGGTGTTCTCCGGTTCGGCGCTGCGCTACGTGCCGCAGGTTGCGCAGCTGCGCGACGGCGCCGCCGAGCTCGGCCCGCTGCGTCACCTGCACGTGGTGGGGCCGGCCGATCCGGACAGCCCGTACTCGGGCCTGGCCTTCTACGGGATCCACCACGTGGAGGCCGCCCTGGAGATCCTCGGCAATCCGGTCCTCGCGCCCGGCGAGGTCACGCCCGTGGTGCGCCGGCACGGCGACACGACCACCGCCGTCGTGCGCCTCGGCGAGACCGAGGTCACGTTCACGTTCGTGGTTCCCGGCGATGCCACCCGGGTGCCGTTCCACGCCACCGCCGTGCGGACCAACGGCGTCGTCGCCCGCGAGCTCGTGTTGGACGGCGACTACAACGCGCCGGCCCTGGCCGCGTTCATCGGCGCGATCGAGACCGGCCGGTCCCCCGTTCCCGACGAACACCTGCTCAGCCCGGTCGTGGTGCTCAGCGCCATCGCCGAGGCCCTGTGA
- a CDS encoding Gfo/Idh/MocA family protein — translation MEGIQVSSPELGIGIIGLGAIGVTHARALRALPGVNLVAFSGGSSQLAAESGWPGAVRLDPDAVIAHPEVAAVAVCTPTEWHAQLAIAAAEAGRHVLVEKPMATSIADAERLAALQAERGVVIAMVAQRRFEAEFAHVKSLLDAGHLGRVRLATTHVHWHRDDDYYAAAGWRSSMAAGGGSLMNQGVHNVDLLRWLCGPVADVTAQYGTLGHEMDAEDTTVATLRFTSGALGMISTSTATPPGSPATLTLHTSLGVVELGQGEVIRWDLPGVPPPSADDTVISGASDPAAIGIAGHVAMWREVLEAVAGGRRSAADATDAVETVRLLCGIYEAARTGRQVRLEDLS, via the coding sequence GTGGAAGGGATCCAGGTGAGCTCGCCCGAACTCGGTATCGGCATCATCGGGCTTGGCGCGATCGGAGTCACGCACGCGCGGGCGCTTCGTGCGCTGCCCGGCGTGAACCTGGTGGCGTTCAGTGGCGGAAGCTCTCAGCTCGCGGCCGAGAGCGGCTGGCCGGGGGCGGTCCGGCTCGACCCCGACGCGGTGATCGCCCACCCGGAGGTGGCCGCCGTCGCGGTGTGCACCCCCACCGAGTGGCATGCCCAGCTGGCCATCGCCGCCGCGGAGGCCGGCCGGCACGTCCTGGTGGAGAAGCCGATGGCCACCTCGATCGCCGACGCGGAGCGGCTCGCCGCGCTGCAGGCCGAGCGGGGCGTGGTGATCGCCATGGTGGCGCAGCGGCGGTTCGAGGCCGAGTTCGCCCACGTCAAGAGCCTGCTCGACGCCGGCCACCTGGGCCGGGTGCGTCTGGCCACCACCCACGTGCACTGGCACCGCGACGACGACTACTACGCGGCCGCCGGGTGGCGCTCCTCGATGGCCGCGGGCGGCGGTTCGCTGATGAACCAGGGTGTGCACAACGTGGATCTGCTGCGCTGGCTGTGCGGCCCGGTGGCCGACGTGACCGCGCAGTACGGCACGCTCGGGCACGAGATGGACGCCGAGGACACCACGGTGGCCACGCTGCGGTTCACCTCGGGCGCGCTCGGCATGATCAGCACCTCCACGGCCACGCCGCCGGGCTCGCCCGCGACGCTCACGCTGCACACGTCCCTTGGCGTCGTCGAGCTCGGGCAGGGCGAGGTGATCCGCTGGGACCTGCCGGGGGTGCCGCCGCCCTCCGCCGACGACACGGTGATCAGCGGGGCATCGGACCCGGCCGCGATCGGGATCGCCGGGCACGTCGCGATGTGGCGCGAGGTCCTCGAGGCGGTCGCGGGTGGACGCCGGTCCGCGGCCGACGCCACCGACGCCGTGGAGACCGTCCGGCTGCTCTGCGGTATCTACGAGGCGGCCCGGACCGGGCGCCAGGTACGACTGGAGGACCTCTCGTGA
- a CDS encoding Gfo/Idh/MocA family protein, giving the protein MTRVAILGAAHPHVSYVLDEVAQRPSCELVAIAEPDPAMRSAHLAGAPDVPSYADPGELLTEHDVDVALVAGVYGERAAAVLAALEAGAHVLADKPLCTSLPQLDEIERAAERADRHVSVVFEKRFYPPTSAVRRLLADGVLGELALIASTGPHKLNLPTRPAWFLSRAGYGGIVADLPVHDIDLVLALTGATSGSVAALTGNARPGDHPEFDDHVAVLLRAGSVTATIEANWLSPQAADVHGHYRMRLTGSEGTAELDWAYNTLTVATHDRAPWVETLPPPRRPAAYFFDAVDAGREPEITTAASLLATRVALLAQESADTGGGARSFGV; this is encoded by the coding sequence GTGACCCGTGTGGCCATCCTCGGGGCGGCGCACCCGCACGTGAGCTACGTCCTGGACGAGGTGGCCCAGCGGCCCTCGTGCGAGCTGGTGGCGATCGCGGAGCCGGATCCGGCGATGCGCTCCGCGCACCTGGCCGGTGCGCCCGACGTGCCCAGTTACGCCGACCCCGGCGAGCTGCTCACCGAGCACGACGTCGACGTGGCCCTCGTTGCCGGTGTGTACGGCGAGCGGGCGGCGGCGGTGCTGGCCGCTCTCGAGGCAGGTGCGCACGTTCTCGCGGACAAGCCGCTGTGCACGTCGCTGCCACAGCTCGACGAGATCGAGCGGGCGGCCGAACGGGCGGACAGACACGTCTCGGTGGTGTTCGAGAAGCGGTTCTACCCGCCCACCTCCGCCGTCCGCCGGCTGCTCGCGGACGGCGTGCTGGGGGAGCTCGCCCTGATCGCGAGCACCGGCCCGCACAAGCTCAACCTGCCGACCCGCCCGGCCTGGTTCCTGAGCCGAGCCGGCTACGGCGGGATCGTGGCCGACCTGCCGGTCCACGACATCGATCTCGTGCTGGCCCTGACCGGTGCGACGTCGGGCTCGGTGGCGGCCCTGACCGGGAACGCGCGGCCTGGCGACCACCCGGAGTTCGACGACCATGTGGCCGTGCTGCTCCGCGCCGGATCGGTGACCGCGACGATCGAGGCGAACTGGCTCTCCCCCCAGGCCGCGGACGTGCACGGGCACTACCGGATGCGCCTGACCGGTTCGGAGGGCACGGCCGAGCTGGACTGGGCGTACAACACGCTCACGGTCGCCACCCACGACCGGGCCCCGTGGGTCGAGACGCTGCCGCCGCCTCGGCGCCCGGCCGCGTACTTCTTCGACGCGGTCGACGCCGGACGCGAGCCCGAGATCACCACGGCAGCCAGTCTGCTCGCGACCCGTGTCGCGCTGCTCGCGCAGGAGAGCGCGGACACCGGCGGTGGCGCCCGGAGCTTCGGGGTCTGA
- a CDS encoding LacI family DNA-binding transcriptional regulator — translation MKAATIYSIAAELGISGSTVSRAFSRPDLVKDDVRERILATAAARGYAPNRAARGLATGRTGLIGLVVVDITNPFFPPLVGSIERAAAGIEASVLLVDAAAHAPAEPGLVQRLSSQVDGLIVASSRLPTADLKVAIGATTPAVLVNRAAAGLASVVCDNSEALRGAADHLVELGHRRLVVLRGPAASWAAQRRTAAIRTWARSAPSDVKVIELGPFDAVFESGRDAVPDILESGATGILAFDDLMACGVIAGLAERGVRVPADCSIVGCDDVLLARMLTPPLTTVTAPFEELGRHAVELLSEVIAGAPRPANVKLSGSLTIRGTTAPVR, via the coding sequence GTGAAGGCTGCCACCATCTACTCGATCGCGGCCGAGCTCGGCATCTCCGGCTCCACGGTCTCCCGCGCGTTCTCCCGTCCCGACCTGGTCAAGGACGATGTCCGGGAACGGATCCTCGCCACTGCCGCGGCCCGCGGCTACGCCCCCAACCGGGCGGCGCGTGGGCTCGCCACCGGCCGAACCGGACTGATCGGGCTCGTGGTCGTGGACATCACCAACCCGTTCTTCCCGCCGCTCGTCGGGTCCATAGAGCGCGCCGCAGCGGGGATCGAGGCCTCGGTGCTGCTCGTGGATGCCGCGGCGCACGCCCCGGCCGAGCCGGGCCTCGTGCAGCGACTCAGTTCGCAGGTGGACGGCCTGATCGTCGCGTCCTCGCGGCTGCCCACGGCCGACCTCAAGGTTGCGATCGGCGCCACCACCCCCGCGGTTTTGGTGAACCGTGCCGCGGCCGGGCTGGCCTCCGTGGTCTGTGACAACTCCGAGGCATTGCGGGGCGCCGCCGATCACCTCGTCGAACTGGGGCACCGGCGCCTGGTCGTACTCCGCGGGCCGGCCGCGTCCTGGGCGGCGCAGCGGCGAACGGCGGCGATCCGGACGTGGGCGCGATCTGCGCCATCCGACGTGAAGGTGATCGAGCTCGGACCGTTCGACGCGGTGTTCGAGTCCGGTCGTGACGCGGTCCCGGACATCCTCGAGTCGGGTGCGACGGGCATCCTCGCCTTCGACGACCTCATGGCCTGCGGCGTGATCGCCGGTCTCGCCGAGCGGGGCGTCCGGGTCCCGGCGGACTGCAGCATCGTGGGGTGCGACGACGTCCTCCTGGCTCGAATGCTCACCCCACCGCTGACGACCGTCACGGCACCGTTCGAGGAGCTCGGCCGACACGCGGTCGAGCTCCTGAGTGAGGTGATCGCCGGCGCTCCACGACCCGCGAACGTCAAGCTCTCCGGATCACTGACCATCCGTGGGACGACGGCCCCGGTGCGCTGA
- a CDS encoding 6-phosphogluconolactonase encodes MTETGVQQSRIRVGSTVDEVAIVAARVVADAIIAGIEARGTAHVLFASAPSQEAMLAHLAQDPRVDWSAVRSLHMDEYVGLSPDAPQSFGRWLQDRLPDAALAGFSRLRTDGDVDAEVARYEALLAGARLDVTCLGVGVNGHVAFNEPDAAAFDDPDALRLVDLDIASRQQQVDEGLFADLAAVPSSAVTLTVPVLMSARTMVSTVLGPHKAAAVARALQGPVSVGCPASAMQAHPDAHWFLDGPAASLLSDA; translated from the coding sequence ATGACGGAGACCGGTGTGCAGCAGTCCAGGATTCGGGTCGGGTCCACGGTGGATGAGGTCGCGATCGTTGCCGCCCGGGTGGTGGCGGACGCGATCATCGCAGGGATCGAGGCTCGGGGCACCGCCCACGTGCTCTTCGCGAGCGCGCCGTCCCAGGAGGCGATGCTCGCGCACCTGGCACAGGATCCGCGCGTCGACTGGTCCGCCGTCCGGTCCCTGCACATGGACGAATATGTCGGCCTCTCACCCGACGCGCCGCAGTCGTTCGGCCGGTGGCTCCAGGACCGCCTGCCCGACGCAGCGCTTGCCGGGTTCTCGCGCCTGCGCACCGACGGTGACGTGGATGCGGAGGTCGCCAGGTATGAGGCACTGCTCGCGGGCGCCCGGCTCGACGTCACGTGCCTCGGGGTCGGCGTCAACGGCCACGTCGCGTTCAACGAGCCAGACGCCGCCGCGTTCGACGATCCGGACGCCCTGCGCCTGGTGGACCTGGACATCGCCTCGCGGCAACAACAGGTCGACGAAGGACTGTTCGCGGACCTTGCGGCGGTCCCTTCGTCCGCGGTGACCCTGACCGTTCCGGTCCTGATGAGCGCACGCACGATGGTCTCGACCGTGCTCGGGCCGCACAAGGCCGCCGCCGTCGCGCGAGCCCTGCAGGGGCCGGTGAGTGTCGGCTGTCCGGCCAGCGCCATGCAGGCGCATCCGGACGCCCACTGGTTCCTTGACGGCCCGGCCGCGTCCCTACTGTCCGACGCGTAG
- a CDS encoding choice-of-anchor Q domain-containing protein: MLDDRMGNHRLPPRRRLVAFGSAAVAAAALSLSGALPAVAAGLTWYVDQGAGADAPDCGETAGAGACATIGAALARVTTDDVVEIAAGSYAEALTVTTPVTLQGAGAGDVVLTNPAVDDTATVLVDADGAVTIADMTFLAENAGGAVKPVIHLAGDRTATLSGIVISAGPSGLTGATVGVLTEGGSTVTIEDAAISGTFNGVTAGGLSTEPGDPVPTTVSISGSTIAATGTAVALLAGEATITGGSVSASLGAGLTGHTSGAVFDVTGTSITDSGAPEGGTFRGGVLLYEGGTFLGEDVTISGNDNGVMLPEGGTVMLTNSAVTGNLGEESGQGIFGRAGESAGGDPIPLTVSLIGTEVSGNGVGLTLEGAQTQISDSTIADNLAGIFSTAGEAGASLELTDSVVTGNTPVDVGAPGSIVPAGVFIGGPVDAVVTNTEISANLIGMYVTAADVTVTGGEVSDNDWAGIFAAEEPYATLRTTVDVTGTSITGNGLENGGAAFGFGGIAIRFAATVTGSDLTIAGNSVGAMVQGGALSLTDSTIRDSVRTPFDNPAGVPITGHGILATESGALWPGDVQLVRTEVSGNESNGLLLSYRAGGLIQASTVAGNGGAGIGRGIGELSDEYPLETLLLAGSTVAQNAEGALALGEDAGVTVIGSIVGSPDGVPACTGETSSLTDAGFNLASDDTCALDAGTTVADPLLDALGDNGGPTRTALPAPTSPAVNLVSTGTSMPWGEATIDVCPGQFDQRGEGFPRLVGDACDAGAVERSGGVVTVTASDATTYEGAFEPEVSADYTGFLAGDTVDDLDTLPTCGYDIAAGTTFCSGGADDFYTFVYVNGTLTVLDPLVIVTDSLPDAEVGEEYAVTLEATGGNGGPYTWGVFDGDLPAGLELDTETGEISGTPEVAGDVTFTVFVGDPITKVFTISVAAAPTAPTTPPTTAPTDPPATAPTDPPSSSDTSVQPTDGGAPPSGAGQSLPDTGSDALPAVVASMAMLLLGTAALLIRRRQQHQRSGS; this comes from the coding sequence ATGCTCGACGACCGGATGGGCAACCATCGACTCCCCCCGCGCCGGCGCCTCGTGGCGTTCGGCTCGGCGGCGGTGGCCGCGGCGGCCCTGTCGCTGTCGGGGGCCTTGCCTGCGGTAGCCGCAGGCCTCACCTGGTACGTCGACCAGGGCGCCGGAGCCGACGCGCCGGACTGTGGCGAGACTGCGGGCGCGGGCGCGTGCGCGACGATCGGCGCGGCGCTGGCGCGGGTCACCACCGATGACGTCGTGGAGATCGCGGCCGGCAGTTACGCGGAGGCGCTGACGGTCACCACACCGGTCACGCTGCAGGGCGCCGGCGCGGGCGACGTGGTCCTGACCAACCCCGCCGTCGACGACACGGCAACCGTGCTCGTCGATGCCGACGGCGCCGTGACGATCGCCGACATGACCTTCCTCGCCGAGAACGCCGGCGGCGCGGTCAAGCCGGTGATCCATCTCGCCGGGGACCGGACCGCGACGCTCTCGGGCATCGTCATCAGCGCCGGGCCGTCGGGCCTGACCGGCGCCACCGTGGGCGTGCTGACGGAGGGTGGCAGCACGGTCACCATCGAGGACGCAGCCATCAGCGGTACCTTCAACGGCGTCACGGCCGGCGGCCTCTCGACAGAGCCCGGGGACCCGGTGCCGACCACCGTGTCGATCAGCGGATCCACCATTGCCGCCACCGGCACGGCGGTCGCTCTGCTGGCGGGCGAGGCGACGATCACCGGCGGATCGGTGTCCGCCAGCCTCGGTGCCGGACTCACCGGCCACACCAGCGGTGCGGTGTTCGATGTGACCGGGACGTCGATCACCGACAGCGGTGCGCCCGAGGGCGGGACGTTTCGTGGTGGGGTGCTGCTCTACGAGGGCGGCACGTTCCTGGGCGAGGACGTCACGATCTCGGGCAACGACAACGGTGTGATGCTGCCCGAGGGCGGCACCGTCATGCTGACGAACAGCGCGGTGACGGGCAACCTCGGCGAGGAGTCGGGTCAGGGGATCTTCGGCCGGGCAGGTGAGTCAGCAGGCGGCGATCCCATCCCGCTCACCGTCTCGCTCATCGGGACCGAGGTCTCGGGCAACGGGGTCGGGCTCACCCTGGAGGGCGCCCAGACGCAGATCAGCGACAGCACCATCGCCGACAACCTCGCCGGGATCTTCTCCACGGCCGGGGAAGCCGGAGCGAGCTTGGAGCTCACCGACAGCGTCGTGACGGGCAACACCCCCGTCGACGTCGGCGCGCCGGGCTCGATCGTCCCGGCAGGCGTGTTCATCGGGGGTCCCGTGGATGCCGTCGTGACCAACACCGAGATCAGCGCCAACCTGATCGGGATGTACGTGACGGCTGCCGACGTCACGGTGACCGGCGGCGAGGTGTCCGACAACGACTGGGCCGGGATCTTCGCGGCTGAGGAGCCCTACGCGACGCTGAGGACCACGGTGGACGTGACGGGCACGTCGATCACCGGGAACGGTCTCGAGAACGGTGGCGCAGCCTTCGGCTTCGGGGGCATCGCCATCCGGTTCGCTGCGACCGTGACCGGGAGCGATCTGACGATCGCCGGTAACTCCGTGGGCGCCATGGTGCAGGGCGGTGCGCTCTCCCTCACGGACAGCACGATCAGGGACAGCGTGAGGACGCCCTTCGACAATCCCGCCGGGGTGCCGATCACCGGCCACGGCATCCTTGCGACCGAGTCCGGCGCCCTCTGGCCCGGGGACGTCCAGCTGGTCCGTACCGAGGTCTCCGGCAACGAGTCCAACGGCCTCCTGTTGAGCTATCGGGCCGGCGGCCTCATCCAGGCGAGCACCGTCGCCGGCAACGGCGGCGCGGGCATCGGCCGGGGGATCGGCGAGCTGTCGGACGAGTACCCCCTGGAGACGCTGCTCCTCGCCGGCAGCACGGTCGCGCAGAATGCCGAGGGCGCACTCGCCCTCGGTGAGGACGCCGGGGTGACCGTGATCGGGTCGATCGTGGGCAGCCCCGACGGCGTACCCGCCTGTACCGGTGAGACGTCCAGCCTGACCGACGCCGGCTTCAACCTGGCCTCCGATGACACCTGCGCGCTCGACGCCGGCACCACGGTCGCGGACCCGCTGCTCGACGCCCTTGGCGACAACGGCGGCCCGACGCGCACCGCGCTCCCGGCACCGACGAGCCCGGCGGTGAACCTGGTTTCCACCGGCACCTCGATGCCGTGGGGCGAGGCCACGATCGACGTGTGCCCCGGCCAGTTCGATCAGCGCGGCGAGGGATTCCCGCGGCTCGTGGGTGACGCATGTGACGCCGGCGCGGTCGAACGCTCCGGAGGGGTGGTCACCGTGACCGCGAGCGACGCGACCACCTACGAGGGCGCGTTCGAGCCTGAGGTGAGCGCCGACTACACCGGCTTCCTCGCCGGTGACACCGTCGACGACCTGGACACGCTGCCCACATGCGGCTACGACATCGCGGCGGGCACCACGTTCTGCAGCGGCGGCGCGGACGACTTCTACACGTTCGTGTACGTCAACGGCACCCTGACCGTGCTCGACCCGCTGGTGATCGTGACCGACTCGCTGCCGGACGCAGAAGTCGGCGAGGAGTACGCGGTCACGCTCGAGGCGACCGGCGGCAACGGCGGTCCCTACACCTGGGGCGTGTTCGACGGAGACCTTCCGGCCGGTCTGGAGCTCGACACCGAGACAGGTGAGATCTCGGGCACGCCCGAGGTCGCCGGCGACGTGACGTTCACCGTGTTCGTGGGCGACCCCATCACCAAGGTGTTCACGATCAGTGTGGCGGCCGCGCCCACCGCGCCGACGACTCCGCCCACCACGGCGCCGACGGACCCGCCGGCCACCGCACCGACGGACCCGCCGAGCAGCAGCGACACCAGCGTCCAGCCGACCGACGGCGGCGCACCGCCGAGCGGTGCCGGACAGAGCCTGCCGGACACCGGATCGGATGCGCTGCCCGCCGTGGTTGCCAGCATGGCGATGCTGCTCCTCGGAACCGCCGCGCTGCTCATCCGCCGACGCCAACAGCATCAGCGATCGGGCTCCTGA
- a CDS encoding VOC family protein, with protein MALKLTMIYQPVADLDRAVTFYRDTLGWDEAWRMGDTTAAFKIPDSEIELMLDIPTDDPHGQSGFYEVADVDAYFAEKKDSVDFLTEPVDLPPIRYAAFKDPDGNVFRIYHSTEEAPEA; from the coding sequence ATGGCACTCAAACTCACGATGATCTACCAACCCGTGGCCGATCTCGATCGCGCGGTCACCTTCTACCGGGACACCCTCGGGTGGGACGAGGCGTGGCGGATGGGTGACACCACCGCCGCCTTCAAGATCCCGGACTCCGAGATCGAGTTGATGCTCGACATCCCCACCGACGACCCGCACGGCCAGTCCGGCTTCTACGAGGTCGCCGACGTGGACGCGTACTTCGCCGAGAAGAAGGACTCCGTGGACTTCCTCACCGAGCCGGTGGACCTGCCACCGATCCGGTACGCGGCTTTCAAGGATCCGGACGGCAATGTGTTCCGGATCTACCACTCCACCGAGGAGGCTCCCGAGGCCTGA
- a CDS encoding TetR/AcrR family transcriptional regulator, whose protein sequence is MTDWIPLPGSAKARLLDAAIDHLQRQGYEALSVQAVARAAGVTTGSLYHHFGNKLGLFTVVRDEMDKRMVERIESALDALAAAGGAEGKDPDGEGRAGPDGAPRGGGRVGRNSGPGGGPADVNGIPDGVAPAGGGGAAVAVDRAALAAALEVAFDAAVRFGVTRVLSEPRPDGGADVIAAALVRAVPGGAAAPAAILAAAWRQALRSVADGGDPDEVRSGLRWLLAA, encoded by the coding sequence ATGACGGATTGGATCCCGCTCCCGGGCAGCGCGAAGGCGCGACTGCTGGACGCGGCGATCGACCACCTCCAGCGTCAGGGGTACGAGGCGCTGAGCGTCCAGGCGGTCGCCCGCGCCGCGGGCGTGACCACCGGTTCGCTCTATCACCACTTCGGCAACAAGCTCGGCCTGTTCACGGTGGTCCGCGACGAGATGGACAAGCGCATGGTCGAGCGGATCGAGAGTGCTCTCGACGCGCTCGCGGCGGCCGGTGGCGCAGAAGGCAAGGACCCCGACGGCGAGGGCCGGGCCGGTCCGGACGGTGCGCCACGGGGCGGCGGCCGGGTCGGCAGGAACAGCGGGCCCGGCGGTGGTCCGGCGGACGTGAACGGCATACCCGACGGCGTGGCGCCGGCGGGCGGTGGTGGTGCGGCCGTCGCGGTGGACCGTGCCGCGCTCGCGGCCGCGCTCGAGGTCGCGTTCGACGCTGCGGTGCGGTTCGGCGTCACCAGGGTGCTGTCGGAGCCACGGCCCGACGGCGGCGCCGACGTCATCGCTGCCGCGCTCGTTCGCGCGGTGCCGGGCGGGGCGGCCGCGCCGGCCGCGATCCTCGCGGCGGCGTGGCGGCAGGCGCTGCGGTCGGTCGCCGACGGTGGGGATCCGGACGAGGTCCGGTCCGGTCTACGGTGGCTGCTCGCCGCCTGA